In Acidobacteriota bacterium, the following proteins share a genomic window:
- a CDS encoding efflux RND transporter permease subunit, whose protein sequence is MNLSELFIKRPVTTTLLQLSIVLFGIIGYRSLPVSDLPAVDFPTIAVSANLPGANPETMASAIATPLEKQFSAIQGISSISSTNSTGSTSITLQFDLDRDIDAAAQDVQLAISRTRNLPPDMPQPPSFQKVNPADFPIMFLTLSSSTLPLSQINEYAEINVAQRISMLRGVAQVNIFGAQKFAVQIDVDPRQLAARDLDIEQIASAVSRNSVNRPTGTLYGDERTFAVKTDGQMMNALMFRRLIVSYRDGRPVRLDEVANVYDGVENDKVASWFNGDRTIYLSINRQPGTNTVEIVDAIRALLPQIQSQLPASVSLAIRQDRSESIRESIHDIKLTLALTVVLVVLVIFLFLRNLSATIIPSLALPASIIGTFAAMSLLGYSMNNLSLMALTLSVGFVVDDAIVMLENIVRHMEHGENAMTAALRGSKEIGFTIISMTVSLAAVFIPVLFMGGIVGRLLHEFAVTMGVAILISGFVSLSLTPMLGARFLRPPAEQRHGKLYMGIERLFEATRSGYAWLLQRAMTHHGVTMGISALLLVATVYCFRIIPMGFIPSQDIGQINAQTEMAQGLGFPAMVEHQLQVMRVIQSDPNVKSVTSSIGSTGGLAQSANGGRLQIELKPRHERLLTADQIIEALRPKLAGIPGVRVFLTNPPVINIGGRATRAPYQFTLTGTDTAALYEAGTKLEARMREMQALQDVSSDLLLTNPQVNVALDRDRMAALGVSADQVEGAMYSAFGSRQIGQIYAPNNAYQVLLRVAPEFQRDASALDLLFVRTGQGDRVPLSSLTRVETAVGPLSVNHTSQLPSVTLSFNIRPSISLGEAVAQVQQAALEELPSTVATSFQGTAQAFQESTRGLGIILLMAIFVIYVVLGILYESFIHPLTILSGLPAAGLGALLTLLVFGVDLNLYAFVGVIMLVGLVKKNGIMMIDFAIEAQRTQGKSPAEAMYEACLVRFRPIMMTTMAALVGTLPIALGVGAGAEARQPLGLAVVGGLVVSQTLTLFITPVFYLYMEALADLLAGRRAAVSVRPRLAALPTNGRSHVG, encoded by the coding sequence ATGAATCTCTCGGAACTGTTCATCAAGCGTCCGGTCACCACCACGCTGCTGCAACTGTCGATCGTCCTGTTCGGCATCATCGGCTACCGCTCGCTGCCGGTGAGCGACCTGCCGGCCGTGGACTTCCCGACGATCGCGGTCTCGGCCAACCTGCCGGGCGCCAATCCGGAGACGATGGCGTCGGCCATCGCGACGCCGCTCGAGAAGCAGTTCTCCGCGATCCAGGGCATCTCGTCGATCAGCTCGACCAATTCGACCGGGAGCACCTCGATCACGCTGCAGTTCGATCTGGACCGCGACATCGACGCCGCCGCGCAGGACGTGCAGCTCGCGATCTCGCGCACGCGCAACCTGCCGCCCGACATGCCGCAGCCGCCGTCGTTCCAGAAGGTGAACCCGGCGGACTTCCCGATCATGTTCCTCACGCTCAGCTCGAGCACCCTGCCGCTCTCGCAGATCAACGAGTACGCGGAGATCAACGTCGCGCAGCGCATTTCGATGCTGCGGGGCGTCGCGCAGGTCAACATCTTCGGCGCGCAGAAGTTCGCCGTGCAGATCGACGTCGACCCGCGGCAGCTCGCCGCGCGCGACCTCGACATCGAGCAGATCGCCAGCGCCGTGAGCCGGAACAGCGTGAACCGGCCGACCGGCACGCTCTACGGGGACGAGCGCACGTTCGCCGTGAAGACCGACGGCCAGATGATGAACGCGCTGATGTTCCGGCGGCTCATCGTCAGCTACCGCGACGGCCGGCCCGTCAGGCTCGACGAGGTCGCGAACGTGTACGACGGCGTCGAGAACGACAAAGTGGCGAGCTGGTTCAACGGCGACCGGACGATCTATCTGTCGATCAACCGGCAGCCCGGCACGAACACGGTGGAAATCGTCGACGCCATCCGCGCGCTGCTGCCGCAGATCCAGAGCCAACTGCCGGCGTCCGTCTCGCTGGCCATCCGCCAGGATCGGTCCGAGTCGATCCGCGAGTCGATCCACGACATCAAGCTGACCCTCGCGCTCACCGTCGTGCTCGTCGTGCTGGTGATCTTCCTCTTCCTGCGGAATCTGTCCGCGACGATCATCCCCAGCCTGGCGCTGCCCGCGTCGATCATCGGCACGTTCGCCGCCATGTCGCTGCTCGGCTACAGCATGAACAACCTGTCGCTCATGGCGCTGACCCTCTCGGTGGGCTTCGTCGTGGACGACGCGATCGTCATGCTCGAGAACATCGTGCGCCACATGGAGCACGGCGAGAACGCGATGACGGCCGCGCTGCGCGGCTCCAAGGAGATCGGCTTCACGATCATCTCGATGACCGTCTCGCTGGCCGCGGTCTTCATCCCGGTGCTGTTCATGGGAGGGATCGTGGGCCGGCTGCTGCACGAGTTCGCGGTCACGATGGGGGTCGCCATCCTGATCTCGGGCTTCGTGTCGCTGAGCCTCACGCCGATGCTCGGCGCGCGCTTCCTGCGGCCGCCGGCCGAGCAGCGCCACGGCAAGCTGTACATGGGCATCGAGCGCCTGTTCGAGGCGACGCGCAGCGGCTATGCGTGGCTGCTCCAGCGTGCGATGACGCACCATGGCGTCACGATGGGCATCTCGGCCCTGCTGCTGGTCGCCACGGTGTACTGCTTCCGCATCATCCCGATGGGCTTCATCCCCAGCCAGGACATCGGCCAGATCAACGCGCAGACCGAGATGGCCCAGGGGCTCGGTTTTCCGGCGATGGTGGAGCACCAGCTCCAGGTCATGCGGGTCATCCAGTCCGATCCGAACGTGAAGTCCGTGACCTCGTCGATCGGGAGCACGGGCGGCCTGGCGCAGTCGGCCAACGGCGGCCGCCTGCAGATCGAGCTGAAGCCGCGCCACGAGCGCCTCCTCACCGCCGACCAGATCATCGAGGCGCTGCGCCCGAAGCTCGCCGGCATTCCGGGTGTGCGGGTCTTTCTCACGAACCCGCCGGTGATCAACATCGGCGGCCGCGCGACGCGCGCGCCGTACCAGTTCACGCTGACCGGCACCGACACGGCGGCGCTGTACGAAGCGGGCACGAAGCTCGAGGCGAGGATGCGGGAGATGCAGGCGCTCCAGGACGTCTCGAGCGACCTGCTGCTCACGAACCCGCAGGTGAACGTCGCGCTCGACCGCGATCGCATGGCCGCGCTCGGCGTCAGCGCCGACCAGGTCGAGGGCGCGATGTACAGCGCGTTCGGCTCGCGGCAGATCGGCCAGATCTACGCCCCGAACAACGCCTATCAGGTGCTGCTCCGGGTCGCGCCGGAGTTCCAGCGCGACGCGTCGGCGCTCGACCTGCTGTTCGTGAGGACGGGCCAGGGTGACCGCGTCCCGCTCTCGAGCCTGACGAGGGTCGAGACGGCCGTCGGTCCGCTCTCGGTGAACCACACGAGCCAGCTCCCGTCGGTGACGCTGTCGTTCAATATCCGCCCGAGCATCTCGCTCGGCGAGGCGGTCGCGCAGGTGCAGCAGGCCGCCTTGGAAGAGCTGCCGTCTACCGTGGCGACGTCGTTCCAGGGCACCGCGCAGGCGTTTCAGGAGTCCACCCGCGGGCTCGGCATCATCCTGCTGATGGCGATCTTCGTGATCTACGTCGTCCTCGGCATCCTGTACGAGAGCTTCATCCACCCGCTGACCATCCTCTCGGGCCTGCCGGCGGCGGGTCTCGGCGCGCTGCTGACGCTGCTCGTCTTCGGCGTGGATCTCAATCTGTACGCGTTCGTCGGCGTCATCATGCTCGTCGGCCTGGTCAAGAAGAACGGCATCATGATGATCGACTTCGCCATCGAGGCGCAGCGGACGCAGGGCAAGTCGCCCGCCGAAGCGATGTACGAAGCGTGTCTCGTGCGGTTCCGGCCGATCATGATGACGACGATGGCAGCGCTCGTCGGCACGCTGCCAATCGCCCTGGGCGTCGGAGCCGGCGCCGAGGCGCGGCAGCCGCTCGGCTTGGCGGTCGTCGGCGGCCTCGTGGTCTCACAGACGCTCACCCTGTTCATCACGCCGGTCTTCTACCTGTACATGGAAGCGTTGGCCGACCTGCTGGCCGGTCGGCGCGCGGCTGTCTCGGTACGGCCGCGGCTCGCGGCTCTGCCGACGAACGGCCGATCGCACGTGGGGTAG
- the lon gene encoding endopeptidase La has protein sequence MSDQIPRIGEPGAGERSYSVPGELPVLPLRDTVLFPSSFMPLAVARESSVKLIDEAIAGAKVIGVFTQKDPAQEDPGEADLHPIGTLTHIHKMFKLPDGSLRLIVQGLARIELKQVIGTRPYLRAEVSALNDVLRETDALEIDALERNIRANFTQVVQLSPVLSEDLTALAANITDVARLADFIASSLSTIGTVAKQELLATADVRSRMDQLNRILTKELEVLELGSKIQSQVQSEVGKGQREYFLREQMKAIQKELGEGDDQARETEELRQKIEAAGMPDEVKREALRELDRLSKMPAAAAEYTVARTYIDWLVALPWNKRTEEVIDLARTKAVLNADHSGLDKLKDRILEYLAVRKLKPDVKGPILCFVGPPGVGKTSLAKSIANSLDRKFVRVSLGGMRDEAEIRGHRRTYIGALPGQIIQGLRRAESKNPVFILDEIDKLGSDFRGDPASALLEVLDPEQNNAFRDHYLDVPFDLSEVLFITTANVLDTIPPPLRDRMEVLELSGYIEDEKLRIAQDHLVARQIANHGLQPGQVTFTDAAVSAIIRGYTREAGVRNLEREIGAICRKIARRQAEGDLSAVVVTPELVTEFLGAPRHLDEEMKDRTKEPGVSVGLAWTPVGGDVLFVEASRMAGSSHLTITGQLGDVMKESARIAVSWFRANAARYGVDPAFYRDAELHIHVPAGAIPKDGPSAGVTMVTALASALSGRPVRAGLAMTGEITLSGRVLPVGGIKEKVLAARRMGITEVILPAQNEKNIREDLTEDQRRDLTVHYVTTMDEVLKLALSAPVRKPDAPAKPEELPRPRFSLA, from the coding sequence ATGAGCGACCAGATCCCCCGCATCGGTGAGCCGGGCGCCGGCGAACGTTCGTACAGCGTGCCGGGAGAGCTGCCCGTGTTGCCGTTGCGCGACACCGTGCTGTTCCCCAGTTCCTTCATGCCGCTCGCCGTGGCGCGCGAGTCGTCCGTCAAGCTCATCGACGAGGCGATTGCGGGCGCCAAGGTGATCGGCGTGTTCACCCAGAAAGATCCTGCCCAGGAGGATCCGGGGGAAGCCGATCTCCATCCGATCGGCACCCTGACCCACATCCACAAGATGTTCAAGCTGCCGGACGGCAGCTTGCGGCTCATCGTCCAGGGCCTCGCGAGAATCGAGCTCAAGCAGGTGATCGGCACCCGTCCGTACCTCAGGGCCGAAGTGTCGGCGTTGAACGACGTCCTGCGGGAAACCGATGCGCTGGAGATCGACGCCCTCGAACGCAACATCCGCGCGAACTTCACGCAGGTCGTGCAGCTCTCGCCGGTGCTGTCCGAGGATCTGACCGCCCTCGCGGCGAACATCACGGACGTGGCCAGGCTCGCCGACTTCATCGCCTCGAGCCTGAGCACGATCGGCACGGTGGCGAAGCAGGAGCTGCTCGCCACGGCGGACGTCCGGAGCCGCATGGATCAGCTCAACCGGATCCTGACCAAGGAGCTCGAGGTTCTCGAGCTCGGGTCGAAGATCCAGTCGCAGGTGCAGTCCGAGGTCGGCAAGGGCCAGCGCGAGTACTTCCTCCGCGAGCAGATGAAGGCGATCCAGAAGGAGCTCGGCGAAGGCGACGATCAGGCGCGAGAGACCGAAGAACTCCGCCAGAAGATCGAAGCAGCCGGCATGCCCGACGAGGTGAAGCGCGAGGCGCTTCGGGAGCTCGATCGGCTGTCGAAGATGCCGGCGGCCGCCGCGGAGTACACCGTGGCGCGCACCTACATCGATTGGCTCGTCGCGCTGCCCTGGAACAAGCGCACCGAGGAGGTCATCGACCTCGCGCGCACGAAGGCCGTCCTCAACGCCGATCACTCCGGTCTCGACAAGCTGAAGGACCGGATCCTCGAATACCTGGCGGTCCGCAAGCTGAAGCCTGATGTGAAGGGCCCGATCCTGTGTTTCGTCGGCCCTCCAGGCGTCGGCAAGACGTCGCTCGCCAAGTCGATCGCCAACTCGCTCGACCGGAAGTTCGTGCGCGTCTCGCTGGGAGGCATGCGCGATGAGGCCGAGATTCGGGGGCATCGGCGCACGTACATCGGCGCGCTGCCCGGCCAGATCATCCAGGGACTTCGCCGCGCCGAATCGAAGAACCCGGTGTTCATCCTGGACGAAATCGACAAGCTGGGGTCCGACTTCCGGGGCGATCCGGCGTCGGCGCTGCTCGAGGTGCTCGATCCCGAGCAGAACAACGCGTTTCGTGACCACTACCTCGACGTGCCGTTCGATCTGTCGGAGGTGCTCTTCATCACGACGGCCAACGTGCTCGATACGATTCCGCCCCCGCTCCGCGACCGCATGGAGGTTTTGGAGCTGTCGGGCTACATCGAGGACGAGAAGCTGCGGATCGCGCAAGATCACCTGGTGGCCCGGCAGATCGCCAACCACGGGCTGCAGCCCGGCCAGGTGACCTTCACCGACGCCGCCGTGTCGGCGATCATCCGCGGGTACACGCGCGAAGCGGGCGTGCGCAATCTGGAACGCGAGATCGGCGCCATCTGCCGCAAGATCGCCCGGCGTCAGGCCGAGGGCGACCTCAGCGCGGTGGTCGTGACGCCCGAACTCGTGACGGAGTTTCTCGGCGCCCCTCGTCACCTCGACGAGGAGATGAAAGATCGCACGAAGGAGCCCGGCGTCTCGGTCGGGCTCGCCTGGACTCCGGTCGGTGGAGACGTGCTCTTCGTCGAAGCTTCCCGGATGGCCGGCAGCAGCCACCTGACGATCACCGGCCAGCTCGGTGACGTCATGAAGGAGTCGGCGCGCATCGCCGTCTCGTGGTTCCGGGCGAACGCAGCCCGGTACGGCGTGGATCCGGCGTTCTATCGCGACGCGGAGCTCCACATCCACGTGCCCGCCGGCGCGATTCCGAAGGACGGGCCGTCGGCCGGCGTGACGATGGTGACGGCACTCGCATCCGCGCTGTCGGGCCGCCCGGTCCGCGCCGGCCTGGCGATGACCGGCGAGATCACCCTCTCCGGGCGCGTGCTGCCGGTGGGCGGCATCAAGGAGAAGGTCCTGGCCGCACGGCGGATGGGAATCACGGAAGTCATTCTGCCGGCGCAGAACGAGAAGAACATCCGCGAGGATCTGACGGAAGATCAGCGCCGCGATCTCACCGTCCACTACGTGACGACGATGGACGAGGTGCTGAAGCTGGCGTTGTCGGCGCCTGTGCGCAAGCCGGACGCCCCGGCCAAACCCGAAGAGCTCCCGCGGCCGAGATTCTCTCTCGCGTGA
- a CDS encoding TraR/DksA family transcriptional regulator codes for MADGRRWISIGVDVVPELLGWYQNAGEEHQTAPGTEVEQMSPRMNRTEMATARYAELKRILEERRREILNEVQEKMRDVRAVGASSEGVLDAAESSEADIQDDIELALIQMKSETLHKIEEALARLDEQTYGYCFECGDEISERRLRALPFAVRCKDCEEAREIAEQRERQHSQRRSAGFLIDLN; via the coding sequence TTGGCGGACGGGCGCCGTTGGATCTCGATAGGCGTCGATGTGGTACCTGAATTGCTTGGCTGGTATCAAAACGCTGGGGAAGAGCACCAGACGGCACCCGGAACGGAGGTTGAGCAGATGAGCCCACGGATGAACCGCACGGAGATGGCGACGGCGCGTTATGCGGAGCTGAAGCGCATTTTGGAAGAGCGCCGCCGAGAGATCCTGAATGAAGTGCAGGAGAAGATGCGCGACGTCAGGGCCGTCGGCGCCTCCAGCGAGGGCGTGCTCGACGCCGCCGAGTCGTCCGAAGCCGATATCCAGGACGACATCGAGCTGGCGCTGATTCAGATGAAGTCCGAGACGCTTCACAAGATCGAGGAAGCGCTGGCCCGGCTCGACGAGCAGACCTACGGTTACTGCTTCGAGTGCGGCGACGAGATTTCCGAACGCCGGCTGCGGGCCCTGCCGTTCGCCGTCCGCTGCAAGGACTGCGAGGAGGCCCGAGAGATCGCCGAGCAGCGCGAACGGCAGCACTCTCAGCGTCGTTCGGCTGGCTTCCTGATCGATTTGAACTAG
- a CDS encoding 50S ribosomal protein L28 yields MAKQCEVCGKGPVMGRVVSHAHNVRARRFEPNLQRVRAVVNGGIRRLRVCTRCLRSNRVTKAA; encoded by the coding sequence ATGGCGAAACAGTGTGAAGTCTGCGGCAAGGGGCCCGTCATGGGCCGAGTGGTCAGCCATGCGCACAACGTCCGCGCGCGGCGGTTCGAGCCGAATCTTCAGCGGGTGAGGGCGGTGGTCAACGGCGGCATCCGGCGCCTTCGCGTCTGCACGCGCTGCCTGCGCTCCAATCGGGTCACCAAAGCGGCGTAG
- a CDS encoding bifunctional (p)ppGpp synthetase/guanosine-3',5'-bis(diphosphate) 3'-pyrophosphohydrolase yields the protein MIRFDDLIDRVRAYAPDADIDLLRRAYEFSAREHKGQVRRSGEPYLVHPLGVAEILVELKMDVVAIAAGLLHDVVEDTPTSIERVRELFGEPVAHVVAGVTKLSGLQFASSEERQAESFRKMLMAMVDDIRVILVKLADRLHNMRTLHHLPEQRRTRIAQETRDIYAPIANRLGMSKLKNELEDLAFQHLEPAAYDALRRDVEATRPATQGLIESLIKQLRARLEDSQIEVVAIDGRIKRLWSIHQKLHRQKIPLDQVYDFIALRVITRTVKDCYGVLGIIHQMWSPVAGRFKDFIAMPRPNGYQALHTSVVSERGMPFEVQIRTEEMHRVAEEGIAAHWKYKEGRVGAQRDEQYFNWLRRLLELQQEVHDPQEFMQNLRIELYPEDVYVFTPKGEVKALPRGATPVDFAYMIHSDVGHQCVGARVNGRMVPLRTRLSNGDIVQIITQAGHTPSRDWLNFATTSRARTKIKHFIHAQEKARSVDLGRRLFEKELRQHAIDRALLTDEALAKLLPEFNLPRVDDLYAAIGYGKLTARALLSRAVGQERLKERTEAAPPVPALKRSAAAGAGGDDHKIKVRGVDDLLVFRARCCNPIRGESIVGYITRGKGVSVHAASCPNVVNLLYDPERRIDVEWDTGQDVLSYTVRLKISVEDRRGILADVSSRIADIDTNIKDVEAAVGTDHRGSIRMTVEISDLKHLERVMKSIQNVEGVLAVERASR from the coding sequence ATGATTCGGTTCGACGATCTCATCGACAGGGTACGCGCCTACGCGCCCGACGCCGACATCGACCTGTTGCGGCGGGCCTACGAGTTCTCGGCCAGAGAGCACAAAGGGCAGGTGCGCCGGTCCGGCGAGCCGTACCTCGTCCACCCGCTCGGCGTGGCCGAGATCCTCGTCGAGCTGAAGATGGACGTCGTCGCGATTGCCGCGGGCCTGCTTCACGACGTCGTCGAGGACACCCCCACGTCGATCGAGCGTGTCCGAGAGCTGTTCGGAGAGCCGGTCGCCCATGTCGTCGCGGGCGTGACGAAGCTGTCCGGGCTCCAGTTCGCCTCGAGCGAAGAGCGGCAGGCCGAGAGCTTCCGCAAGATGCTGATGGCCATGGTGGACGACATCCGGGTCATCCTCGTGAAGCTGGCGGATCGGCTCCACAACATGCGGACGCTGCACCATCTGCCCGAGCAGCGTCGCACGCGGATCGCGCAGGAGACACGCGACATCTACGCGCCGATCGCCAACCGGCTGGGCATGAGCAAGCTCAAGAACGAGCTCGAGGACCTGGCGTTCCAGCATCTGGAGCCGGCCGCCTACGACGCCCTCCGCCGGGACGTGGAAGCGACGCGCCCGGCGACCCAGGGGCTCATCGAGAGCCTGATCAAGCAGCTCAGGGCGCGGCTCGAGGACTCGCAGATCGAGGTCGTCGCCATCGACGGGCGCATCAAGCGCCTCTGGTCCATCCACCAGAAGCTGCACCGGCAGAAGATCCCGCTCGATCAGGTCTACGACTTCATCGCCCTGCGCGTGATCACCAGGACGGTCAAGGACTGCTACGGCGTGCTGGGCATCATCCACCAGATGTGGTCGCCGGTCGCCGGCCGATTCAAGGACTTCATCGCGATGCCGCGGCCGAACGGCTATCAGGCGCTGCACACGTCGGTCGTCAGCGAGCGCGGGATGCCCTTCGAGGTGCAGATCCGGACCGAGGAGATGCACCGCGTGGCCGAAGAGGGCATCGCCGCGCACTGGAAGTACAAGGAGGGCCGGGTCGGTGCGCAGCGTGACGAGCAGTACTTCAACTGGCTCCGCCGCTTGCTGGAGCTCCAGCAGGAGGTGCACGACCCGCAGGAGTTCATGCAGAACCTCCGGATCGAGCTGTATCCGGAGGACGTCTATGTCTTCACCCCGAAAGGGGAAGTGAAAGCCCTGCCGCGCGGTGCGACGCCGGTCGATTTCGCCTACATGATTCACTCGGACGTCGGCCATCAGTGCGTCGGCGCTCGCGTGAACGGCCGGATGGTGCCGCTGCGCACGCGGCTGTCGAACGGCGACATCGTTCAGATCATCACGCAGGCCGGCCACACGCCGAGCCGCGACTGGCTGAACTTCGCCACGACCTCGCGGGCCCGCACCAAGATCAAGCACTTCATCCACGCCCAGGAGAAGGCGCGAAGCGTGGACCTCGGTCGCCGGCTGTTCGAGAAGGAGCTGCGGCAGCACGCCATCGATCGCGCGCTCCTGACCGACGAGGCCCTGGCCAAGCTTCTTCCCGAGTTCAACCTTCCTCGCGTGGACGATCTCTATGCCGCCATCGGCTACGGAAAGCTCACCGCCCGCGCGCTGCTGTCGCGCGCCGTCGGTCAGGAGCGCCTGAAGGAACGTACCGAAGCGGCTCCACCGGTGCCGGCGCTGAAACGGAGCGCGGCTGCCGGCGCTGGGGGAGACGACCACAAGATCAAGGTCCGCGGCGTCGACGATCTCCTGGTTTTTCGGGCCCGTTGCTGTAACCCGATTCGGGGCGAGAGCATCGTCGGCTACATCACGAGAGGCAAGGGCGTGTCGGTGCACGCCGCCTCCTGCCCGAACGTCGTCAACCTGCTCTACGACCCGGAGCGCCGGATTGACGTCGAGTGGGACACGGGCCAGGACGTGCTGTCCTATACGGTCAGGCTGAAGATCAGCGTCGAGGACCGCCGCGGCATCCTCGCGGACGTCAGCTCACGGATCGCCGACATCGACACGAACATCAAGGACGTCGAAGCCGCGGTCGGCACGGACCATCGCGGCTCGATCCGGATGACGGTCGAGATCAGCGACCTCAAGCACCTCGAACGGGTGATGAAGTCGATTCAGAATGTCGAAGGGGTGCTGGCCGTCGAACGGGCCAGCCGCTGA
- a CDS encoding tetratricopeptide repeat protein produces the protein MQLRFTRTVVLVAGLSLAAAGCGRYSIGSIRSAKAFQDGLGDYTGGNFTSAAKNFEEAVRLNPDFGFSYFFLGNSYDKMYRPSRKGEPENDTYLTKAVENYRQSIEHLKTSTEPQAAQFLNLSYQYLIAAYGSDRLNDFGKAEEAAKELIATTPDEPGNYQALARLYQEQGRNEEAEAMFIKGAEVKSNDPVGYQLLANFYNQQGEFDKTLAAFEKRAAIEPNNPEAWHTMGTFYYEKVLRDTRLSLDTAKKYLAAGLAAEDKALGLNKEYYEAISYKNMLLSLQANKESNPETKKRLLGEAKSYYDKAIEIRKKQDAAAASTAAGKK, from the coding sequence ATGCAGTTGAGATTCACCCGCACCGTCGTGCTCGTTGCCGGGCTGTCGCTCGCAGCGGCCGGTTGCGGTCGGTATTCGATCGGCAGCATCCGGTCCGCCAAAGCGTTCCAGGACGGTCTCGGCGACTATACGGGCGGCAACTTCACGAGCGCAGCCAAGAACTTCGAAGAAGCCGTGCGGCTGAATCCGGATTTCGGGTTCTCGTATTTCTTCCTGGGCAACAGCTACGACAAGATGTATCGGCCCTCCCGCAAGGGGGAGCCCGAGAACGATACCTACTTGACGAAGGCGGTGGAGAACTACCGCCAGTCGATCGAGCACCTGAAGACCTCGACCGAACCTCAGGCCGCCCAGTTCCTGAACCTGTCCTACCAGTATCTGATCGCCGCCTACGGCTCGGACCGGTTGAACGACTTCGGCAAGGCCGAAGAGGCTGCCAAGGAGCTCATCGCCACGACCCCCGACGAGCCAGGCAACTACCAGGCGCTGGCCCGCCTCTACCAGGAACAGGGCCGGAACGAAGAAGCGGAGGCCATGTTCATCAAGGGAGCCGAGGTCAAGTCGAACGACCCGGTTGGCTATCAACTGCTGGCGAATTTCTACAACCAGCAGGGCGAGTTCGACAAGACCCTCGCGGCGTTCGAGAAGCGGGCCGCCATCGAGCCGAACAACCCCGAGGCCTGGCACACGATGGGCACGTTCTACTACGAGAAGGTGCTTCGCGACACGAGGCTCTCGCTCGATACGGCCAAGAAATACCTGGCCGCCGGCCTTGCGGCCGAGGACAAGGCGCTCGGGCTCAACAAGGAGTACTACGAGGCCATCTCGTACAAGAACATGCTCCTGAGCCTGCAGGCGAACAAGGAAAGCAACCCGGAGACGAAGAAGCGCCTGCTCGGCGAGGCCAAGAGCTACTACGACAAGGCGATCGAGATCCGGAAGAAGCAGGACGCCGCCGCGGCGTCGACTGCAGCCGGCAAGAAGTAA